A DNA window from Janibacter sp. A1S7 contains the following coding sequences:
- a CDS encoding LytR C-terminal domain-containing protein, with protein sequence MTDSDRYGESSEARARSRRSVITVSLVILMLFFAAWYALSYMRAADTPNASPTPSSTTTACDLAPEDVEVNVYNATNRAGLAAQVAKGLRERGFTVKTVANDPKRAELTGRGELRYGDPGTSGAELVDGTVGVFARRVDERTRTSVDVVLGPQFDGLLGGAAGPDC encoded by the coding sequence ATGACCGACAGTGACCGCTACGGGGAGTCCAGCGAGGCCCGGGCGAGAAGCCGCAGGTCGGTCATCACCGTCAGTCTCGTCATCCTGATGCTCTTCTTCGCAGCGTGGTACGCGTTGTCCTACATGCGTGCCGCCGACACGCCCAACGCCTCCCCCACCCCGAGCTCGACGACGACCGCGTGCGACCTCGCGCCCGAGGACGTGGAGGTCAACGTCTACAACGCCACCAACCGAGCCGGGCTGGCCGCGCAGGTGGCCAAGGGCCTCCGCGAGCGTGGTTTCACCGTCAAGACCGTCGCCAACGACCCCAAGCGCGCCGAGCTGACCGGTCGGGGGGAACTGCGCTACGGGGACCCGGGCACGAGTGGCGCCGAGCTCGTCGACGGCACTGTCGGTGTCTTCGCCCGGAGGGTCGACGAGCGCACCCGAACCAGCGTGGACGTCGTCCTCGGACCGCAGTTCGACGGCCTCCTGGGCGGGGCTGCAGGACCTGACTGCTGA
- a CDS encoding arylsulfatase, whose protein sequence is MTSPVDQHSRSILPIPDRPATRHTTYDAKDPETAYPPIEPLLPPAGAPNVLVVLLDDVGFGASSAFGGPCHTPVADRLAGAGLRFNRFHTTALCAPTRQALLTGRNHHSVGMGSITETATSAPGNSSVRPNTKAPLAMTLKLNGYSTAQFGKCHEVPVWQSSPMGPFDGWPSAGGGFETFYGFIGGENNQYDPALYSGTTPVEPPSTEDEGYHLTEDLADRACAWVRQQKALMPDRPFFMYFAPGATHAPHHVPPEWADKYAGQFAQGWDVLREQTIARQKDLGVVPRDAVLTPRHDEIPAWDDMPEELKPVLERQMEVYAGFLEHTDHHVGRVVEAIEDLGVLDNTIIYYIVGDNGASAEGTTQGAFNEMANFNGMADLETAEFMVSKMDELGTPSSYNHYAVGWAWALNTPFQWTKQVASHWGGTRNGTIVHWPEGIDDPGGLRSQFSHVIDIAPTILEAAGLPEPTMVNGVQQSPMEGTSMLYSFRGPDDAERHDLQYFEMFANRGIYHKGWSAVTKHRTPWVMVGGELPAFDDDVWELYDGTEDYSQARNLAAERPDLLAKLQRLWLIEAVKYNVLPMDDRTSERLEPESAGRPTLVNGTSQLFFPGMGRLSENSVVSIKNKSFSVTAEVSVPEGTAAHGVVIAQGGRFGGWAVYAREGRVKFVYNVLGIHIFPVEAEVPLPSGTHQIRMEFAYDGGGLAKGGDVTLYHDGTKVGSGRVAMTQPMVFSADETTDIGYESGTTVGDDYTSRTSHFTGRLHWVQIDLGLDDHDHYIDPDERFRIAMAQQ, encoded by the coding sequence ATGACCTCCCCAGTTGACCAGCACTCCCGATCGATCCTGCCGATACCGGATCGTCCCGCGACGAGGCACACGACCTATGACGCCAAGGATCCGGAGACCGCCTACCCGCCCATCGAACCGTTGCTGCCACCGGCGGGTGCTCCCAATGTGCTGGTGGTGCTGCTGGACGACGTCGGATTCGGCGCGTCCAGCGCGTTCGGCGGACCATGCCACACCCCGGTCGCCGACCGGCTCGCTGGTGCCGGCCTCCGCTTCAACCGCTTCCACACCACGGCCCTGTGCGCCCCCACCCGGCAGGCGCTCCTCACCGGCCGAAACCACCACTCGGTGGGGATGGGAAGCATCACGGAAACGGCGACCTCGGCACCTGGCAACAGTTCTGTCCGTCCGAACACGAAGGCACCGCTGGCGATGACGTTGAAGCTCAACGGCTACTCCACGGCGCAGTTCGGCAAGTGCCACGAGGTGCCCGTATGGCAGTCGTCGCCGATGGGCCCCTTCGACGGATGGCCTTCGGCCGGAGGCGGATTCGAGACCTTCTACGGTTTCATCGGCGGTGAGAACAACCAGTACGACCCCGCTCTGTACAGCGGTACCACTCCCGTGGAGCCGCCCTCCACCGAGGACGAGGGGTACCACCTCACCGAGGACCTGGCCGACCGTGCGTGTGCCTGGGTGCGTCAGCAGAAGGCGTTGATGCCGGACCGACCGTTCTTCATGTACTTCGCGCCCGGCGCGACCCACGCTCCGCACCACGTTCCACCGGAGTGGGCCGACAAGTACGCCGGTCAGTTCGCGCAGGGGTGGGACGTCCTCCGGGAGCAGACGATCGCCCGGCAGAAGGACCTCGGCGTGGTCCCCCGGGACGCGGTGCTCACACCGAGGCACGACGAGATCCCGGCGTGGGACGACATGCCGGAAGAGCTCAAGCCCGTGCTGGAGCGGCAGATGGAGGTGTACGCCGGGTTCTTGGAGCACACCGACCACCACGTGGGCCGGGTCGTCGAGGCGATCGAGGATCTCGGGGTCCTGGACAACACGATCATCTACTACATCGTGGGCGACAACGGGGCATCGGCCGAGGGCACGACGCAGGGCGCGTTCAACGAAATGGCCAATTTCAACGGCATGGCTGACTTGGAGACTGCGGAGTTCATGGTCTCCAAGATGGACGAGCTCGGCACCCCGAGTTCCTACAACCACTACGCGGTGGGTTGGGCGTGGGCGCTGAACACGCCCTTCCAATGGACCAAGCAGGTCGCATCGCACTGGGGCGGAACGCGCAACGGGACGATCGTGCACTGGCCGGAGGGGATCGACGACCCCGGTGGTCTGCGCTCGCAGTTCTCCCACGTCATTGACATCGCGCCCACGATCCTCGAGGCGGCGGGGCTGCCCGAGCCGACGATGGTCAACGGCGTGCAGCAGTCGCCCATGGAGGGCACGAGCATGCTCTACAGCTTTCGTGGCCCGGACGACGCGGAGCGCCATGACCTGCAGTACTTCGAGATGTTCGCCAACCGCGGCATCTACCACAAGGGGTGGAGTGCGGTTACCAAGCACCGCACCCCGTGGGTGATGGTTGGCGGCGAACTGCCGGCCTTCGACGACGATGTCTGGGAGCTGTACGACGGCACCGAGGACTACAGCCAGGCTCGAAACCTGGCGGCCGAGCGCCCCGACCTGCTTGCCAAGCTGCAGCGCCTCTGGCTCATCGAAGCGGTGAAGTACAACGTCCTGCCGATGGACGATCGCACGTCAGAGCGGCTCGAGCCGGAGAGTGCCGGTCGACCGACCTTGGTCAACGGCACCTCCCAGTTGTTCTTTCCCGGCATGGGCCGGCTGTCGGAGAACAGCGTCGTGAGCATCAAGAACAAGTCCTTCTCGGTGACCGCTGAGGTCAGCGTGCCGGAGGGAACGGCCGCACACGGTGTGGTCATCGCCCAGGGCGGACGTTTCGGGGGATGGGCGGTCTACGCGAGGGAGGGGAGGGTGAAGTTCGTCTACAACGTCCTGGGGATCCACATCTTCCCCGTGGAGGCAGAGGTGCCCCTCCCGTCGGGCACGCACCAGATCCGGATGGAGTTCGCCTATGACGGTGGCGGCCTCGCCAAGGGCGGTGATGTCACCCTCTACCACGACGGTACGAAGGTGGGGTCGGGACGAGTGGCGATGACGCAGCCGATGGTCTTCTCCGCCGACGAGACGACCGACATCGGGTACGAGTCCGGGACGACGGTGGGGGACGACTACACGAGCCGGACGAGTCACTTCACCGGACGGCTCCACTGGGTCCAGATCGACCTCGGACTCGATGACCACGACCACTACATCGACCCCGACGAACGATTCCGCATCGCGATGGCGCAGCAATGA